One Anguilla rostrata isolate EN2019 chromosome 15, ASM1855537v3, whole genome shotgun sequence genomic window carries:
- the LOC135240884 gene encoding transmembrane protein 255B → MQQSTVPPTATTVLDPAEQFVKRRRTALWFTVSLLLLSVVILVVGLVSATRTGNVAVAGHYPGIILSFGSFLGIVGINLVENRRPMLVSSIIFVSIGVVAAFFCAIVNGIIAAEFIDRRPLLENRCEFYSSGYAYDNYYTEVTCYSFNSKCKIRVKTNTCYCCDLHSCESPDDHSHYYEYTGVNSCSDVVHLYRLLWSSVVLNILGLLLGILTAAVLGAFKDISPAPQTSPSLAPPPHILYNPTQHMLTYAGFCPSNQALPAYPNYPLPMQHHGNYQPPPPAAPPAPEAPASPSEESQAPSQASSSYMLTPNAPVLYGMSYGPCEKPPPYAC, encoded by the exons ATGCAACAGTCGACGGTCCCACCAACCGCCACTACCGTTCTCGACCCTGCag AGCAGTTTGTGAAGAGGCGCAGAACAGCCCTGTGGTTTACTGTTtctctgctgctcctctctgtggTGATCCTGGTGGTGGGCCTGGTGTCTGCCACACGCACCGGGAACGTGGCCGTAGCGGGACACTACCCTGGGATCATT CTGAGTTTTGGATCCTTCCTCGGGATTGTGGGAATTAACCTGGTGGAGAATCGGAGACCCATG CTTGTGTCATCCATCATCTTTGTCAGTATTGGCGTGGTCGCCGCCTTCTTCTGCGCTATTGTGAATGGGATCATTGCGGCTGAGTTTATC GACAGGAGACCCCTGCTGGAGAACAGGTGTGAGTTCTACTCCAGTGGGTACGCCTATGACAACTACTACACGGAG GTGACCTGCTACTCGTTCAACAGCAAGTGTAAGATCAGAGTGAAAACCAACACCTGCTACTGCTGTGACCTACATAGCTGTGAAAG TCCGGACGACCACTCGCATTATTACGAGTACACGGGCGTGAACAGCTGCTCGGACGTGGTGCACCTCTACCGCCTCCTCTGGTCCTCAGTGGTACTGAACATCCTGGGCTTGCTGCTGGGCATCCTCACTGCAGCCGTATTGGGAGCGTTCAAAGACATC agccccgccccccagacaTCGCCCAGCCTGGCTCCGCCTCCGCACATCCTGTACAATCCCACGCAGCATATGCTGACCTACGCTGGATTCTGCCCGTCCAATCAGGCACTGCCCGCGTACCCAAATTACCCGCTGCCCATGCAG CACCATGGCAACTACCAGCCCCCGCCTCCGGCAGCACCGCCCGCCCCCGAGGCACCAGCGTCCCCATCCGAAGAGAGCCAGGCCCCCTCGCAGGCCTCATCCAGCTACATGCTGACCCCAAACGCACCCGTGCTTTATGGGATGTCTTACGGCCCCTGTGAGAAGCCCCCGCCCTACGCTTGCTGA